The following are encoded in a window of Callithrix jacchus isolate 240 chromosome 9, calJac240_pri, whole genome shotgun sequence genomic DNA:
- the KCNA1 gene encoding potassium voltage-gated channel subfamily A member 1, whose amino-acid sequence MTVMSGENVDEASAAPGHPQDGSYPRQADHDDHECCERVVINISGLRFETQLKTLTQFPNTLLGNPKKRMRYFDPLRNEYFFDRNRPSFDAILYYYQSGGRLRRPVNVPLDMFSEEIKFYELGEEAMEKFREDEGFIKEEERPLPEKEYQRQVWLLFEYPESSGPARVIAIVSVMVILISIVIFCLETLPELKDDKDFTGTVHRIDNTTVIYNSNIFTDPFFIVETLCIIWFSFELVVRFFACPSKTDFFKNIMNFIDIVAIIPYFITLGTEIAEQEGNQKGEQATSLAILRVIRLVRVFRIFKLSRHSKGLQILGQTLKASMRELGLLIFFLFIGVILFSSAVYFAEAEEAESHFSSIPDAFWWAVVSMTTVGYGDMYPVTIGGKIVGSLCAIAGVLTIALPVPVIVSNFNYFYHRETEGEEQAQLLHVSSPNLASDSDLSRRSSSTMSKSEYMEIEEDMNNSIAHYRQVNIRTGNCTTANQNCVNKSKLLTDV is encoded by the coding sequence ATGACGGTGATGTCTGGGGAGAACGTGGACGAGGCTTCGGCCGCCCCGGGCCACCCCCAGGATGGCAGCTACCCCCGGCAGGCGGACCACGACGACCATGAGTGCTGCGAGCGCGTGGTTATCAACATCTCCGGGCTGCGCTTCGAGACGCAGCTCAAGACCCTGACGCAGTTCCCCAACACGCTGCTGGGCAACCCTAAGAAACGCATGCGCTACTTCGACCCCCTGAGGAACGAGTACTTCTTCGACCGCAACCGGCCCAGCTTCGACGCCATCCTCTACTACTACCAGTCGGGGGGCCGCCTGCGGAGACCGGTCAACGTGCCCCTGGACATGTTCTCCGAGGAGATCAAGTTTTACGAGTTGGGCGAGGAGGCCATGGAGAAGTTCCGGGAGGACGAGGGCTTCATCAAGGAGGAGGAGCGCCCTCTGCCCGAGAAGGAGTACCAGCGCCAGGTGTGGCTGCTCTTCGAGTACCCAGAGAGCTCGGGGCCCGCCAGGGTCATCGCCATCGTCTCTGTCATGGTCATCCTCATCTCCATCGTCATCTTTTGTCTGGAGACGCTCCCCGAGCTGAAGGATGACAAGGACTTCACGGGCACCGTCCACCGCATCGACAACACCACGGTCATCTACAATTCCAACATCTTCACGGACCCGTTCTTCATTGTGGAAACCCTGTGCATCATCTGGTTCTCCTTCGAGCTGGTGGTGCGCTTCTTTGCCTGCCCCAGCAAGACGGACTTCTTCAAAAACATCATGAACTTCATCGACATTGTGGCCATCATTCCTTATTTCATCACCCTAGGCACCGAGATAGCTGAGCAGGAAGGAAACCAGAAGGGCGAGCAGGCCACGTCGCTGGCCATCCTCAGGGTCATCCGCTTGGTAAGGGTTTTTAGAATCTTCAAGCTCTCCCGCCACTCTAAGGGCCTCCAGATCTTGGGCCAGACCCTCAAAGCTAGTATGAGAGAGCTAGGGCTGctcatcttttttctcttcatcGGGGTCATCCTGTTTTCTAGTGCAGTGTACTTTGCCGAGGCGGAAGAAGCTGAGTCGCACTTCTCCAGTATCCCCGATGCTTTCTGGTGGGCGGTGGTGTCCATGACCACTGTAGGATACGGTGACATGTACCCTGTGACAATTGGAGGCAAGATCGTGGGCTCCTTGTGTGCCATCGCTGGTGTGCTGACAATTGCCCTGCCCGTACCTGTCATTGTGTCCAATTTCAACTATTTCTACCACCGAGAAACTGAGGGGGAAGAGCAGGCTCAGTTGCTCCACGTCAGTTCCCCTAACTTAGCCTCTGACAGTGACCTCAGTCGCCGCAGTTCCTCTACTATGAGCAAGTCTGAGTACATGGAGATCGAAGAGGATATGAATAATAGCATAGCCCATTATAGACAGGTCAATATCCGAACTGGCAATTGCACCACAGCTAACCAAAACTGCGTTAACAAGAGCAAGTTACTGACcgatgtttaa